One Hordeum vulgare subsp. vulgare chromosome 4H, MorexV3_pseudomolecules_assembly, whole genome shotgun sequence DNA window includes the following coding sequences:
- the LOC123449238 gene encoding leucine-rich repeat receptor-like serine/threonine-protein kinase BAM1 yields MARSMAATHAFLLPVLLLLLATATHSIASGSSTSAASLEAAALLNLSVALADPSGYLAAHWTPATPLCSWPRLSCDAAGSRVISLDLSALNLTGPIPAAALSFVPHLRSLNLSNNLFNSTFPDGLIASLTDIRVLDLYNNNLTGPLPAALPNLTNLVHLHLGGNFFSGSIPTSYGQWGRIRYLALSGNELTGEVPPELGNLATLRELYLGYFNSFTGGIPPELGRLRQLVRLDMASCGISGKIPPELANLTALDTLFLQINALSGRLPSEIGAMGALKSLDLSNNQFAGEIPPSFAALKNMTLLNLFRNRLAGEIPEFIGDLPNLEVLQLWENNFTGGVPAQLGVAATRLRIVDVSTNKLTGVLPTELCAGGRLETFIALGNSLFGGIPDGLAGCPSLTRIRLGENYLNGTIPAKLFTLQNLTQVELHNNLLSGGLRLDADEVSPSIGELSLYNNRLSGPVPAGIGGLVGLQKLLLADNKLSGELPPAIGKLQQLSKVDMSGNLISGEVPPAIAGCRLLTFLDLSCNKLSGSIPAALASLRILNYLNLSSNALDGEIPPSIAGMQSLTAVDFSYNRLSGEVPATGQFAYFNSTSFAGNPGLCGAILSPCGSHGVATSTIGSLSSTTKLLLVLGLLALSIIFAVAAVLKARSLKRSAEARAWRITAFQRLDFAVDDVLDCLKDENVIGKGGSGIVYKGAMPGGAVVAVKRLSAIGRSGSAHDDYGFSAEIQTLGRIRHRHIVRLLGFAANRETNLLVYEYMPNGSLGEVLHGKKGGHLQWATRYKIAVEAAKGLCYLHHDCSPPILHRDVKSNNILLDTDFEAHVADFGLAKFLNGNAGGSECMSAIAGSYGYIAPEYAYTLKVDEKSDVYSFGVVLLELVTGRKPVGEFGDGVDIVQWVRMATGSTKEGVMKIADPRLSTVPIQELTHVFYVAMLCVAEQSVERPTMREVVQILADMPGATSMTVGTRSEATVEVEEEHQDGTQDSPAQQDLLSI; encoded by the exons ATGGCACGCTCCATGGCCGCCACTCACGCCTTTCTcctccccgtcctcctcctcctcctggccacCGCCACCCACTCCATCGCCTCCGGCTCATCCACCTCCGCCGCCTCCCTGGAAGCCGCCGCCCTCCTCAACCTCTCCGTCGCACTTGCTGATCCCTCGGGCTACCTTGCCGCGCACTGGACGCCGGCCACGCCGCTCTGCTCGTGGCCGCGCCTCTCGTGCGACGCCGCCGGCTCCCGCGTCATCTCCCTCGACCTCTCCGCCCTCAACCTCACCGGCCCCATCCCCGCCGCTGCCCTCTCCTTCGTCCCGCACCTCCGGTCCCTCAACCTTTCCAATAACCTCTTCAATTCCACCTTCCCGGACGGCCTCATCGCCAGCCTTACCGACATCCGCGTCCTCGACCTGTACAATAACAACCTCACCGGCCCGCTCCCTGCCGCGCTCCCCAATCTCACGAACCTTGTGCACCTCCACCTCGGCGGCAATTTCTTCTCCGGCAGCATTCCCACGTCGTACGGCCAATGGGGCCGCATCCGGTACCTGGCCCTCTCCGGCAATGAGCTCACCGGGGAGGTACCGCCGGAGCTCGGCAACCTGGCCACGCTGAGGGAGCTGTACCTCGGGTACTTCAACAGCTTCACCGGCGGGATACCGCCTGAGCTCGGGAGGCTGCGGCAGCTCGTGCGGCTCGACATGGCGAGCTGCGGCATCTCTGGCAAGATCCCGCCGGAGTTGGCGAACCTGACGGCGCTAGACACTCTGTTTCTACAGATTAACGCCCTGTCCGGCCGGCTGCCGTCGGAGATAGGCGCGATGGGCGCGCTGAAGTCGCTTGACTTGTCCAACAACCAGTTCGCCGGGGAGATCCCACCGAGCTTCGCGGCCCTCAAGAACATGACGCTGCTGAACCTCTTTCGGAACCGCCTCGCCGGCGAGATTCCCGAATTTATCGGTGACCTGCCGAACCTCGAAGTGCTGCAGTTGTGGGAGAACAACTTCACCGGCGGAGTGCCGGCGCAGCTTGGTGTGGCGGCAACCAGGCTGAGGATTGTCGACGTGAGCACAAATAAGCTCACCGGCGTTCTGCCGACCGAGCTATGCGCCGGCGGTCGGCTGGAGACGTTCATCGCGCTTGGAAATTCGTTGTTTGGCGGCATTCCGGACGGGCTCGCCGGGTGCCCGTCATTGACGAGGATCCGATTGGGAGAGAATTATCTCAATGGGACGATTCCGGCCAAGCTGTTCACGTTGCAGAACCTGACACAGGTAGAGCTGCACAACAATTTGCTGTCCGGCGGGCTCCGGCTGGACGCCGACGAGGTGTCGCCATCGATAGGGGAGCTGAGCCTGTATAACAACCGATTATCTGGCCCGGTGCCGGCGGGGATCGGTGGGCTCGTTGGGCTGCAGAAGCTTCTGTTGGCCGACAACAAGTTGTCCGGCGAACTCCCGCCGGCTATTGGGAAGTTGCAGCAGCTTTCAAAGGTGGACATGTCTGGCAACCTGATATCCGGGGAGGTGCCGCCGGCGATCGCAGGTTGCAGGCTGCTCACCTTCCTCGACCTATCCTGCAACAAGCTCTCCGGCAGCATCCCGGCAGCGCTCGCCAGCCTACGGATCCTCAACTACCTCAACCTATCCAGCAACGCGCTCGACGGGGAGATCCCGCCTTCCATCGCCGGAATGCAGAGCCTAACAGCCGTCGATTTCTCGTACAACCGCCTGTCCGGCGAGGTCCCAGCCACCGGCCAGTTCGCCTACTTCAACTCCACCTCCTTCGCCGGCAACCCTGGTCTCTGCGGGGCCATCCTGTCTCCGTGTGGCAGCCACGGCGTGGCCACGTCCACCATCGGGTCCCTCTCCTCGACCACGAAGCTTCTCCTCGTGCTCGGCCTCCTGGCGCTGTCCATCATCTTCGCCGTGGCAGCCGTGCTGAAGGCGCGGTCTCTGAAGCGGTCGGCGGAGGCGCGTGCGTGGCGGATCACGGCGTTCCAGCGCCTGGACTTCGCCGTGGACGACGTGCTGGACTGCCTCAAGGACGAGAACGTGATCGGCAAGGGCGGGTCCGGGATCGTGTACAAGGGCGCGATGccgggcggcgcggtggtggccgtcAAGCGGCTGTCCGCCATCGGGCGCTCCGGCTCAGCTCACGACGACTACGGCTTCTCCGCCGAGATACAGACGCTGGGGCGGATCCGGCACCGCCACATCGTGCGGCTGCTCGGGTTCGCGGCCAACCGCGAGACCAACCTCCTGGTGTACGAGTACATGCCCAACGGCAGCCTCGGCGAGGTGCTCCACGGCAAGAAGGGCGGCCACCTGCAGTGGGCGACGCGGTACAAGATCGCCGTCGAGGCGGCCAAGGGCCTCTGCTACCTGCACCACGACTGCTCGCCGCCGATACTGCACCGCGATGTCAAGTCCAACAACATCCTCCTCGATACCGACTTCGAGGCGCACGTCGCCGACTTCGGCCTCGCCAAGTTCCTCAACGGCAATGCCGGCGGCTCCGAGTGCATGTCCGCGATCGCCGGTTCCTATGGGTACATCGCTCCTG AGTACGCCTACACTCTCAAGGTGGACGAAAAGAGCGACGTGTACAGCTTCGGCGTGGTGCTGCTGGAGCTCGTCACCGGACGCAAGCCGGTGGGCGAATTCGGGGACGGCGTAGACATCGTGCAGTGGGTGCGGATGGCCACCGGGTCGACCAAGGAAGGCGTGATGAAGATCGCCGACCCCCGCCTCTCGACGGTGCCCATCCAGGAGCTGACGCACGTCTTCTACGTCGCCATGTTGTGTGTCGCCGAGCAGAGCGTCGAGCGGCCTACAATGCGGGAGGTCGTGCAGATCCTAGCCGACATGCCGGGGGCGACGTCGATGACCGTCGGTACGCGATCCGAAGCCACCGTTGAAGTTGAGGAGGAGCATCAGGACGGGACACAGGACTCCCCGGCGCAGCAGGATCTCCTCAGCATTTAG